In the Aneurinibacillus soli genome, one interval contains:
- a CDS encoding phytoene desaturase family protein, which produces METNETQHFDVVIVGGGLAGLSTAAYLAKNGKKVVVLERGNLGGRAVTLKLKGFSFNFGAHAIYGRDSSVLKKFEKDLGIQITWKDFEPSKAKYDIGDRLSAMPANIQGLFRTSILNSLGKVKFTFNIFKTMLHMEKGHPHMSIEKWMEEKQVSEDVKNMMLTLASSNFFTREPERIPSDVFFTYYQRLFTSNKPVAYIGGGWQALIAEFVRVIEENNGVVITKAKAESIEDDGDRVTKVHTTQGIFEADEFVFCMPPKELEKIVTGTKVEHFIKQYSSYEPSYVYVYDIGLSERIDVPYTYIYDKANKMFITDISHYDESCVPEGGQMLQAIAYLSESDLADKDKVQEYHDKIEALYDKHFVGWRDKLVVPRVSKRAAAQEIKWTMNQKPMPVYLPDYRNVFFAGDWCEGKGQLSELSFSSAFEASQLIIGKYSHV; this is translated from the coding sequence ATGGAAACAAACGAAACACAACATTTCGATGTCGTGATCGTAGGTGGCGGGTTAGCTGGTTTATCGACAGCAGCTTACTTAGCGAAGAACGGAAAAAAGGTAGTGGTTCTCGAACGTGGAAATCTAGGTGGACGCGCTGTTACATTGAAACTTAAAGGATTTTCGTTTAATTTTGGCGCACATGCCATTTATGGACGCGATTCGTCTGTACTTAAGAAATTTGAAAAAGATCTCGGCATTCAGATTACGTGGAAAGATTTTGAGCCGAGCAAGGCGAAATATGACATTGGAGATCGGCTGTCAGCTATGCCAGCTAATATTCAAGGGTTGTTCCGCACATCGATTCTGAACAGTCTAGGTAAGGTGAAGTTCACCTTCAATATTTTCAAAACGATGCTTCATATGGAAAAAGGTCATCCGCATATGTCGATCGAGAAGTGGATGGAAGAAAAGCAAGTGAGTGAAGATGTGAAAAACATGATGCTCACACTTGCTTCGTCTAACTTCTTTACCCGCGAGCCGGAGCGCATTCCGTCTGATGTGTTCTTCACATATTACCAACGCCTGTTTACATCTAATAAGCCGGTTGCCTATATTGGGGGCGGCTGGCAGGCCCTTATCGCTGAATTTGTTCGGGTGATTGAAGAGAATAATGGTGTAGTGATCACAAAGGCGAAAGCGGAATCGATTGAGGATGATGGCGATCGTGTAACAAAGGTACACACAACACAGGGGATTTTTGAAGCGGATGAATTCGTGTTCTGTATGCCACCGAAAGAGCTGGAGAAAATCGTAACCGGCACAAAAGTAGAGCATTTCATTAAGCAGTATTCAAGCTATGAACCAAGCTACGTATACGTATACGATATCGGGTTAAGTGAGCGGATCGATGTACCGTACACATATATTTATGACAAAGCGAATAAGATGTTTATTACCGATATCTCGCATTATGACGAATCATGTGTACCGGAAGGCGGCCAGATGTTGCAGGCGATTGCCTATCTGTCTGAGTCTGATCTGGCGGATAAGGACAAAGTGCAGGAGTACCATGACAAAATCGAGGCGTTGTATGACAAGCACTTTGTAGGATGGCGCGATAAACTTGTTGTTCCGCGTGTATCCAAACGTGCAGCAGCACAGGAAATCAAGTGGACGATGAACCAGAAGCCAATGCCGGTTTATCTGCCAGATTACCGAAATGTGTTCTTTGCGGGTGACTGGTGTGAAGGCAAAGGACAATTGTCCGAGCTGTCATTTTCAAGCGCATTCGAAGCAAGTCAGCTGATTATCGGAAAATATTCGCATGTATAA